One Colius striatus isolate bColStr4 chromosome 8, bColStr4.1.hap1, whole genome shotgun sequence genomic region harbors:
- the CH25H gene encoding cholesterol 25-hydroxylase, translating to MNGSLPDRVLLSYTMNGPWDRLCLQSLWDFVTAKEPLIRSPFFPVLFSFTAYMAFCLPYIALDFLSTRLPNLRKYKIQPQNYPTLGMMVPCIIQSVYHHVVLIFPVTLLHWYWRPANLPVIAPALPEVLLEVGICLLLFDFEYFLWHLLHHKVPWLYKTFHKVHHKHVSTFALTTQYSSVWELLSLGFFAAINPVLLGCHPLTEMIFFLVNIWLSVEDHSGYDLPWSTHRLVPFGLYGGAPHHDLHHLKFRSNYAPYFTHWDKLFGTFTESHSN from the coding sequence ATGAACGGCAGCCTGCCAGACCGGGTGCTGCTCAGCTACACGATGAATGGACCATGGGACAGGTTGTGCCTTCAGTCTCTTTGGGACTTTGTCACAGCAAAGGAGCCTTTGATCAGGTCACCATTTTTTCCAGtgctcttttcttttacagcaTACATGGCCTTCTGTCTTCCATATATTGCACTGGACTTTTTAAGCACTAGACTACCAAACTTGAGAAAATACAAAATCCAGCCACAGAACTATCCAACTCTTGGAATGATGGTGCCTTGCATTATCCAGAGTGTGTATCACCATGTTGTTTTGATCTTCCCAGTGACGCTTCTGCACTGGTACTGGAGACCAGCAAATCTACCAGTGATAGCTCCAGCGCTGCCTGAGGTCCTGCTGGAAGTAGGAATTTGCCTGCTTCTGTTTGATTTTGAATACTTCCTGTGGCATTTGCTCCATCACAAGGTGCCTTGGCTCTACAAGACCTTCCACAAGGTGCATCACAAGCATGTGTCAACATTTGCTCTTACTACACAGTATTCCAGTGTATGGGAACTGCTCTCACTGGGATTTTTTGCTGCTATTAACCCAGTGCTCCTAGGATGCCATCCTTTGACAGAAATGATTTTCTTCCTTGTAAACATTTGGTTGTCAGTGGAGGACCATTCAGGATATGACCTTCCATGGTCAACTCACCGACTTGTGCCTTTTGGTTTGTATGGCGGAGCACCTCATCATGATCTTCATCATCTGAAGTTCAGATCAAACTATGCTCCTTACTTCACCCACTGGGACAAACTCTTCGGGACATTCACAGAGTCACATTCTAACTAA